A single Flavobacterium sp. 1 DNA region contains:
- a CDS encoding DUF5689 domain-containing protein, translating to MKLQFYTVFLVITIIFGSCTKEEFDVPKLSCNQPDLKVNRTVEEVRAVTNSIVTQYTYDDIIEAYVVSSDGGGNFFKTISFQTLATATMPATGFSVPVDASNTYIDFRLGNKVYIKMKNQYTDIYFGGMRVGGIYVNTYNEGGVGRISPNDYKKVLNASCTMVDEELLVRSISIPDLLHDTNINTLVELSEVQFTKEAIGRHYYEESNDVGGGTNWNLMDKLGNQVLFRTSSFADFSDKIIPDGSGKVRGVLTKFGSDYQLLARSERDVMITGTASVPFFSENFQSVETNTKLNLPGWANLVQKGTKYWIGTVYAGNGYAEFNTTGTKVVSNVAWLISPKIDMDLHTNEVLTFRSAQHHLDVDSSLNSLEVYVSTNFDGLNIAKATWTQLKVVLPKQATPWYQFVGSGGVDLSAYKGKINIAFKYTGSGKDLALDGAFQVDDVQIYGDK from the coding sequence ATGAAGCTGCAATTCTACACTGTTTTTTTAGTAATTACGATCATTTTTGGCAGTTGCACCAAGGAGGAATTCGATGTGCCAAAACTCTCTTGCAACCAGCCCGATCTGAAAGTAAACCGTACCGTTGAAGAAGTTCGTGCCGTGACAAATTCTATAGTTACGCAATATACTTATGATGATATTATTGAAGCCTATGTAGTTTCCAGTGATGGAGGGGGAAATTTTTTTAAGACTATTTCGTTTCAGACTTTGGCAACGGCTACAATGCCAGCGACAGGTTTTAGTGTTCCTGTAGATGCTTCAAATACCTATATTGACTTCAGATTAGGCAATAAAGTTTATATCAAAATGAAGAATCAATACACTGATATTTATTTTGGAGGAATGCGAGTTGGAGGTATTTATGTCAATACGTATAATGAAGGAGGCGTTGGCCGAATTTCTCCAAACGATTATAAAAAAGTACTGAATGCTTCTTGTACAATGGTAGATGAGGAATTATTGGTCCGTTCGATTTCTATACCCGATTTACTGCATGATACGAATATCAATACTTTGGTGGAATTGTCTGAGGTGCAATTTACAAAAGAGGCTATCGGACGGCATTATTATGAAGAATCCAATGATGTTGGAGGAGGAACAAATTGGAATTTAATGGATAAATTAGGGAATCAGGTGTTGTTTCGCACTAGCAGTTTTGCTGATTTTTCCGATAAAATTATTCCTGATGGAAGCGGAAAAGTACGCGGGGTATTAACTAAATTTGGTTCGGATTATCAGTTATTAGCAAGATCCGAAAGGGATGTAATGATTACGGGTACAGCTTCTGTCCCGTTCTTTTCTGAAAATTTTCAAAGTGTCGAAACCAATACTAAACTCAATCTTCCGGGCTGGGCAAATTTAGTTCAAAAAGGGACAAAGTATTGGATTGGAACTGTGTATGCCGGAAATGGTTATGCCGAGTTTAATACGACAGGAACCAAAGTTGTCTCTAATGTGGCTTGGCTGATTTCTCCAAAAATTGATATGGATTTGCATACCAATGAAGTACTCACTTTCAGATCGGCACAGCATCACTTAGATGTAGATTCTTCTTTAAATTCATTAGAAGTATATGTCTCAACCAATTTTGACGGATTGAATATTGCCAAAGCTACTTGGACGCAGCTCAAGGTTGTATTGCCTAAACAGGCCACGCCTTGGTATCAGTTTGTGGGTTCTGGAGGAGTGGATTTATCAGCATATAAAGGAAAAATAAATATTGCATTCAAATATACGGGATCAGGAAAAGACCTTGCTTTGGATGGTGCCTTTCAAGTAGACGATGTGCAGATTTATGGAGATAAATAA
- a CDS encoding ATP-binding cassette domain-containing protein gives MKKHLLEIDSVQKSFDNKNILSDVYLKCNTKDIIGLLGRNGSGKSTLLKIIFGTTAADFKFVRVDGSVKTKTKDLFAEISYLPQDNYIPSAFSVKKAIKLSVHKEKIPEFYADKMICTMLGKKIAHLSGGELRYLEIKIILNNSSKFVLLDEPYNGLSPLIVEKVNELIAANSKTKGIIISDHNYENVIKVSTKLVLLKEGKAHHLLCKDELIEKGYLKEGML, from the coding sequence TTGAAAAAACATTTATTAGAGATTGACAGCGTTCAGAAATCTTTTGACAATAAAAACATATTGTCGGATGTTTACTTAAAATGCAATACAAAAGACATTATTGGACTTCTTGGCAGAAATGGTTCGGGGAAATCGACTTTACTTAAGATTATTTTTGGGACAACTGCAGCCGATTTTAAGTTTGTTAGAGTTGATGGTAGTGTTAAAACCAAGACCAAAGATCTATTTGCAGAGATTAGTTATTTGCCTCAGGATAATTATATTCCTAGTGCATTTTCAGTAAAAAAAGCGATAAAGCTATCAGTTCATAAAGAGAAGATTCCTGAGTTTTATGCTGACAAAATGATCTGCACAATGTTAGGTAAGAAAATTGCTCATTTGTCGGGAGGAGAATTACGTTATCTGGAAATCAAAATTATTCTTAATAACTCTTCAAAATTTGTTTTGTTAGATGAGCCTTATAATGGTTTGTCTCCTTTGATAGTTGAGAAAGTAAATGAATTAATAGCTGCCAATTCTAAGACTAAAGGAATTATTATTTCGGATCATAATTATGAAAATGTAATCAAAGTATCTACAAAACTGGTTTTACTCAAAGAAGGCAAGGCACACCATCTGCTTTGTAAAGATGAGTTGATAGAAAAAGGATATTTGAAAGAAGGAATGCTTTAG
- a CDS encoding Gfo/Idh/MocA family oxidoreductase, which produces MQKIKTALLSYGMSGKVFHAPFLEFHQGFELVGSWERSKQLIQLDYPNVKSFATLEEVLQSDADLIIVNTPVGTHFEYAKRVLLAGKHAVVEKAFTTTVAEAQELMSLAKEKGLKLSVFQNRRWDSDLKTVRKVLAEKTLGELVEAEFHFDRYNPILSPKGHKETANSGAGILKDLGPHIIDQALCLFGFPQSVFADIRITRENSLVDDWFDILLYYPEFRVRLKASFFVREANPAYVIHGKKGSFLKSRGDVQEDELKLGKKPNLTSWGTEAPGQEGLLHTEIDGEIIKEKVPTLQGNYYWFFDEIHQSIVNDQPEPVTAQEGTHVMQIIEASIQSCEQKRSIDLSLII; this is translated from the coding sequence ATGCAAAAAATAAAAACGGCATTATTGTCTTACGGAATGTCTGGAAAAGTTTTCCACGCTCCTTTTTTAGAATTTCATCAAGGATTTGAATTGGTTGGCTCTTGGGAAAGAAGCAAACAGCTGATTCAATTGGATTACCCAAACGTAAAAAGTTTTGCCACTCTGGAAGAAGTGCTTCAAAGCGATGCCGATTTGATAATTGTAAATACGCCGGTTGGAACTCATTTTGAATATGCTAAGCGGGTTTTACTTGCGGGAAAGCACGCTGTGGTAGAAAAAGCTTTTACTACTACTGTTGCCGAAGCTCAAGAATTGATGAGTCTGGCTAAAGAAAAAGGACTGAAACTTTCGGTATTTCAAAACCGACGATGGGACAGTGACCTTAAAACGGTACGGAAAGTATTGGCTGAGAAAACATTGGGAGAATTGGTTGAAGCTGAGTTTCATTTTGACCGCTACAATCCAATTTTGAGTCCAAAAGGACATAAAGAAACAGCCAATTCTGGAGCTGGGATTCTAAAGGATTTGGGACCGCACATAATTGACCAAGCTTTGTGTTTATTTGGATTTCCCCAAAGTGTTTTTGCTGATATTCGAATAACCCGAGAAAATTCATTGGTGGATGACTGGTTTGACATTTTGCTGTATTATCCTGAATTTAGGGTGCGGTTAAAAGCAAGTTTTTTTGTGAGAGAAGCCAATCCTGCGTATGTTATTCATGGAAAAAAAGGATCTTTCCTGAAATCTCGCGGCGATGTTCAGGAAGACGAATTGAAATTAGGCAAGAAACCAAACCTGACTTCTTGGGGCACCGAAGCTCCAGGTCAAGAAGGATTATTGCACACAGAGATTGATGGTGAAATAATTAAGGAGAAAGTTCCAACGCTTCAAGGTAATTATTATTGGTTTTTTGATGAGATACATCAGTCGATTGTAAATGATCAGCCAGAGCCTGTAACAGCACAAGAGGGTACTCATGTAATGCAGATTATTGAGGCATCTATTCAAAGCTGTGAACAGAAAAGAAGTATCGATTTAAGTCTTATAATTTAA
- a CDS encoding NADH:flavin oxidoreductase/NADH oxidase has translation MESKLFSSLQIKSITLKNRITISPMCQYSAEDGFANDWHLVHLGSRATGGSGLIIQEATAVSPEGRISPADLGLWSDEHITKLQSITKFIVSQNSIPGIQLAHAGRKASVSSPWYGNKKLDQNQGGWETVAPSAISYHDNEPHPTALNSEGIQKVITDFKLATRRAVLAGYQVIEIHGAHGYLLHQFLSPLTNVRTDEYGGSFENRIRLLLEVLEAVQSEWSKELPLLVRISATDWADGGWNVEESIQLSKILKLKGVDLIDVSSGGLVSHQQIPLGPNYQVHFAEKIKKETGILTGAVGLITTSQQAEAIVASGKADLVLFARESLRNPNLGLAFAQELGIDVQWPKQYERAKTR, from the coding sequence ATGGAATCAAAATTATTTTCTTCACTACAAATAAAAAGCATTACACTCAAAAACAGAATCACGATTTCGCCAATGTGTCAATATTCGGCTGAGGATGGTTTTGCCAATGATTGGCATTTGGTGCATCTTGGCAGTCGTGCCACAGGTGGTTCGGGTTTAATCATTCAGGAAGCGACAGCAGTTTCCCCCGAAGGAAGAATTTCTCCGGCCGATTTGGGTTTGTGGAGCGATGAACACATCACAAAATTGCAGTCTATAACCAAGTTTATCGTCAGTCAGAATTCGATTCCAGGAATACAATTGGCTCATGCTGGCAGGAAAGCTAGCGTTTCATCACCTTGGTACGGGAACAAAAAACTAGACCAAAATCAAGGCGGATGGGAGACCGTTGCGCCAAGCGCGATTAGCTATCATGACAATGAGCCACATCCTACAGCATTGAATTCAGAAGGGATTCAAAAAGTAATCACCGATTTCAAATTGGCGACCCGCCGAGCGGTTCTTGCAGGATATCAAGTAATAGAAATTCACGGGGCACACGGGTATTTACTGCACCAATTTTTATCTCCTTTAACCAATGTTAGAACTGATGAATATGGTGGTTCTTTTGAAAACAGAATAAGATTGCTTCTTGAAGTATTAGAAGCGGTTCAGTCGGAATGGTCGAAAGAACTTCCGTTATTAGTAAGAATCTCGGCTACGGATTGGGCAGATGGCGGATGGAATGTTGAAGAATCTATTCAACTTTCTAAAATATTGAAATTGAAAGGAGTGGATTTAATTGATGTTTCTTCAGGCGGATTGGTGTCGCATCAGCAAATTCCTCTAGGACCAAATTATCAGGTTCATTTTGCCGAAAAAATTAAAAAGGAAACTGGAATTTTGACAGGAGCAGTTGGCTTAATTACCACTTCGCAACAAGCTGAAGCTATTGTAGCAAGCGGAAAGGCTGATTTAGTTTTGTTTGCCAGAGAGTCATTGAGGAATCCGAATTTAGGATTGGCTTTTGCGCAGGAATTAGGAATTGATGTTCAATGGCCAAAACAATACGAAAGGGCCAAAACGCGATGA
- a CDS encoding alpha/beta fold hydrolase — MNQILYKNTQISYSDSGKGTIVVLLHGFLENKTMWDFYVSELSKKYQIITIYLLGGMGKQKVWVISKR; from the coding sequence ATGAATCAAATTCTCTACAAAAACACGCAAATTTCGTACTCAGATTCTGGAAAAGGAACAATTGTAGTCTTGCTACATGGCTTTTTGGAAAATAAAACCATGTGGGATTTCTATGTTTCAGAATTAAGTAAAAAATACCAAATCATAACCATCTATTTATTGGGGGGCATGGGGAAACAGAAAGTTTGGGTTATATCCAAACGATGA
- a CDS encoding carboxypeptidase-like regulatory domain-containing protein yields the protein MRKFLLGMFFLWKITFVFAQKPTGIKGKIIDSKTQKPLENVVVSIENTQLMQITSGDGVFGFYAVAEGNQLLLLHSQGFKDILLTVVITKDQMLDLGTIPMEDNQMVEQQTGLITLLDSDLSDDNSGSESTSGLLQSSRDAFQQAAAFNWGQARFRIRGLDSQYATTTINGVTMNKLYDGRPQWGDWSGLNNAVRNQEFTVGSFPSDYVFGGILGTQQINTRASIYKPGTILSFSGTNTNYSWRMTGTYASGMNNKGWAFVVSAGTRWAEEGYFEGTNFNAIAGFISVEKKINDQHSLNFSGFYTPNSRAKNSPNTTEVTELTSEKYNSYWGWQNGKKRNARIKTIEEPILMLNHFYTINDYTTLNSSLTYQFGKITNSNIDYQNANSPDPTYYRKMPSYYSSLYAKDNGEFSGEFTPDFENAEKSATQFLANNQIDWNALYYANQSPVLDANGKVIGYIPSKSNYVLYKDRTDDQTITANSTFNTQVNDNLYLTAGGFFSYLKSHNYQQLTDLLGGLYFDDIDVFYNGDQAQSDLNHPDRQVVEGDTYGYNFNYLANTLNLFTNFKFTYDKVDFYLAQNFISSNYQREGLYQNGIYATNSFGKSKKVHFDNFGFKGGILFKISGKQQLNFNGAYLSNAPTIRNAFPNSRLNNSVVAGLENETINSLDASYFFRTPKWQTRFSLFYASIKNITQTSFFYAEGIFDDGAGYANTDAFVSQTLTHLDKQNLGAELSLQYQLTTTIMTNFSAAYGQYTYNSNPNIIITNDAQTTIENQNPVFDFGMATLKNYHQAGMPQQAYALGIEYRDPKYWWIGANINYLANSFIDISPISRTETFYKNPASGFNFPEASEERARELLKQEEFDPMTLLNISGGKSWKIKGKNIGLFATLNNVLDLKYKTGGYEQARNANFRQLNQDVSSGTPNFGNKYFYGYGRTYFVNLYINL from the coding sequence ATGAGGAAATTTTTGTTAGGAATGTTCTTTTTATGGAAAATAACTTTTGTTTTTGCCCAAAAACCAACAGGGATAAAAGGAAAAATTATTGATTCTAAAACCCAAAAACCATTAGAAAATGTAGTGGTTTCGATTGAAAATACACAGTTGATGCAAATCACTTCCGGTGATGGTGTTTTTGGTTTTTATGCTGTTGCAGAAGGAAATCAATTACTGCTTTTGCATAGTCAAGGCTTTAAGGATATACTGCTCACTGTTGTAATTACTAAAGACCAAATGTTGGATTTAGGTACTATTCCAATGGAAGATAACCAAATGGTAGAACAGCAGACGGGCTTAATCACGCTTCTTGATAGTGACTTGAGCGATGACAACAGCGGTTCCGAAAGCACTTCGGGACTTTTGCAGTCTTCCAGAGATGCTTTTCAGCAAGCGGCAGCTTTCAATTGGGGACAAGCTCGTTTTAGAATCCGAGGATTGGATAGTCAATATGCCACCACAACTATTAATGGTGTTACGATGAACAAACTCTACGACGGCCGTCCGCAATGGGGAGATTGGAGCGGACTGAATAATGCGGTTCGGAATCAGGAATTTACAGTTGGTTCTTTTCCTTCGGATTATGTTTTTGGAGGGATTTTGGGCACGCAGCAAATCAATACTCGGGCTTCTATTTACAAACCTGGAACAATTTTATCTTTTTCTGGTACCAATACTAATTATTCTTGGCGTATGACAGGAACGTATGCATCAGGAATGAATAATAAAGGCTGGGCATTTGTAGTTTCAGCAGGAACACGCTGGGCAGAGGAAGGCTATTTTGAAGGAACAAATTTTAATGCAATAGCGGGTTTTATTAGTGTGGAAAAGAAAATAAACGATCAGCATTCTTTGAATTTTTCCGGATTTTACACACCTAATTCCAGAGCCAAAAATTCACCAAATACTACTGAAGTGACTGAATTAACTAGTGAAAAATATAATTCGTATTGGGGTTGGCAAAACGGTAAAAAACGAAATGCTAGAATTAAAACCATTGAAGAGCCCATCCTGATGCTGAATCATTTTTACACGATCAACGATTACACTACTCTAAATTCAAGCTTGACCTATCAATTTGGTAAAATCACAAACAGCAATATTGACTACCAAAATGCGAATAGTCCAGATCCAACTTATTATAGAAAAATGCCGAGTTATTACAGCTCGCTTTATGCAAAAGATAATGGAGAATTTTCTGGAGAATTCACTCCTGATTTTGAGAATGCAGAAAAAAGTGCAACGCAGTTTTTGGCCAATAATCAAATCGATTGGAATGCTTTGTATTATGCCAATCAGTCTCCGGTTTTGGATGCGAATGGAAAAGTAATTGGGTATATTCCCAGCAAAAGTAATTATGTTTTGTACAAAGACCGTACAGATGATCAGACAATAACTGCCAATTCAACCTTTAATACGCAAGTAAACGACAATCTTTACTTGACTGCAGGCGGTTTTTTCAGTTATTTAAAATCGCATAATTATCAGCAATTGACGGATTTATTAGGTGGTTTGTATTTTGATGACATCGATGTGTTTTACAATGGAGATCAAGCACAATCAGATTTGAATCATCCCGACAGACAAGTAGTAGAAGGAGATACTTATGGTTACAATTTTAATTATCTGGCCAATACATTAAACCTTTTTACCAATTTTAAATTCACGTATGATAAAGTCGATTTTTATTTGGCGCAAAATTTCATAAGCTCCAATTATCAAAGAGAAGGTTTGTATCAAAACGGAATTTATGCTACCAATTCTTTTGGGAAAAGCAAGAAAGTTCATTTTGATAATTTTGGTTTCAAAGGCGGAATATTGTTTAAAATTTCGGGGAAGCAACAATTGAATTTTAACGGAGCTTATCTTTCTAATGCGCCAACAATCAGGAATGCTTTTCCTAATTCGAGATTAAACAATTCTGTCGTTGCAGGTTTAGAAAATGAAACCATTAACAGTTTAGATGCAAGTTACTTTTTCCGGACTCCAAAGTGGCAAACCCGTTTTTCTCTTTTTTATGCAAGTATAAAAAACATCACTCAAACTTCTTTTTTTTATGCCGAAGGAATATTTGATGACGGTGCTGGATATGCGAATACCGATGCTTTTGTGAGCCAAACATTAACGCATTTGGATAAGCAAAATTTGGGAGCCGAGCTGAGTTTGCAATACCAGTTAACCACAACAATAATGACTAATTTTTCGGCAGCTTATGGTCAATATACGTATAATAGCAATCCCAATATTATCATAACCAATGATGCTCAAACCACAATTGAAAACCAAAATCCCGTGTTTGACTTTGGAATGGCTACATTAAAAAATTACCATCAGGCGGGAATGCCACAACAGGCTTATGCTCTTGGAATCGAATATAGAGATCCCAAATATTGGTGGATTGGTGCCAATATCAATTATTTAGCCAATAGTTTTATAGATATTTCGCCTATTTCCAGAACGGAAACATTCTATAAAAACCCAGCCAGTGGTTTCAATTTCCCTGAAGCTTCAGAGGAAAGAGCAAGAGAGCTATTAAAACAAGAGGAATTCGATCCCATGACTTTGTTAAACATTTCGGGAGGGAAATCATGGAAAATAAAAGGTAAGAACATTGGGCTTTTTGCAACGTTAAATAATGTTTTGGACTTGAAGTACAAAACTGGAGGATATGAGCAAGCCAGAAATGCAAATTTCAGGCAACTCAATCAGGACGTTTCCAGCGGGACACCCAATTTTGGGAACAAATATTTTTACGGTTATGGGCGAACGTATTTTGTAAACCTGTACATCAATTTATAA
- the rseP gene encoding RIP metalloprotease RseP: protein MEIVIKLSQFLLSLSLLIILHELGHFIPAKLFKTRVEKFYLFFDVKYSLFKKQIGETVYGIGWLPLGGYVKISGMIDESMDKEQMALPPQPWEFRSKPAWQRLIIMLGGVTVNFILAFIIYIGMAYAYGDSYISNADMKDGLLIENQAMINTGFKSGDKIVAVDGEKIIRFDKEINSKVIVAKEVVIERNGIEQMIKMPNDFIDQLSKFEKEPLATIRIPFVIGNIADESLNQNLKAKDILLSLNGQTTKYLDQAKVILEKNKNKTVSAVILRNQKQTTLNLKVNKEGKLGVQLGALGLDSLEKLGYYKITHQKYSFLESIPFGIEKGKDQLVGYGKQLKTIFNPETKAYKQVGGFHAIYNIFPSSWSWEVFWSITAILSIMLGVMNLLPIPVLDGGHVMFLLFEIVSGKKPSDKFLENAQMVGFVLLISLLLFANGNDIYKAIVGK from the coding sequence ATGGAAATAGTTATCAAGCTTTCTCAATTTTTATTGAGCTTATCATTACTTATTATACTTCACGAATTAGGGCATTTCATTCCTGCAAAATTATTCAAAACCAGAGTCGAGAAATTTTATTTATTTTTTGATGTAAAATATTCACTGTTTAAAAAACAAATTGGTGAAACTGTTTATGGTATTGGGTGGCTTCCTCTTGGCGGTTATGTGAAAATTTCCGGCATGATAGACGAAAGCATGGACAAGGAACAAATGGCTTTGCCTCCGCAGCCATGGGAATTTCGTTCTAAACCGGCTTGGCAGCGTTTGATTATCATGCTTGGCGGTGTAACAGTAAATTTCATACTTGCTTTCATTATATATATAGGTATGGCGTATGCTTACGGAGATTCCTATATTTCAAATGCCGATATGAAAGACGGTCTTTTGATCGAAAACCAAGCGATGATTAATACTGGATTTAAATCAGGGGACAAAATCGTTGCTGTTGATGGTGAAAAAATCATACGTTTTGACAAAGAGATTAACTCCAAAGTTATTGTGGCCAAAGAAGTGGTTATCGAAAGAAATGGCATCGAACAAATGATTAAAATGCCAAATGATTTTATTGATCAATTGTCAAAATTTGAAAAAGAACCATTGGCTACCATAAGAATCCCTTTTGTCATTGGTAACATAGCCGATGAATCCTTAAACCAAAATCTTAAGGCAAAAGATATTCTTTTGTCACTAAATGGTCAGACTACAAAATACCTTGACCAAGCCAAAGTAATTTTAGAAAAAAACAAGAATAAAACAGTTTCAGCAGTGATTTTGAGAAATCAAAAACAAACAACGTTAAACCTAAAAGTAAATAAGGAAGGTAAATTAGGCGTTCAGCTTGGCGCTTTGGGTCTTGATTCTTTGGAGAAACTAGGATATTACAAAATAACGCATCAAAAATACAGTTTCCTTGAATCCATACCTTTTGGAATTGAAAAAGGAAAAGATCAATTGGTAGGATACGGAAAACAATTAAAAACCATATTCAATCCAGAAACCAAAGCGTACAAACAAGTAGGCGGATTCCATGCTATTTATAATATTTTTCCAAGTTCTTGGAGCTGGGAAGTTTTCTGGAGCATTACAGCAATTTTATCAATTATGCTTGGTGTGATGAATTTATTGCCTATTCCGGTACTTGATGGTGGTCACGTAATGTTTTTGTTGTTTGAAATCGTAAGCGGTAAGAAGCCAAGCGACAAATTCTTAGAGAATGCCCAAATGGTTGGTTTTGTACTTCTTATCTCATTACTATTGTTTGCTAATGGGAACGATATTTATAAAGCGATTGTAGGCAAATAA
- a CDS encoding MFS transporter, producing the protein MQYFNFIGWYKAKGKYKKNYRDVKASYLLRIRLAVSTFYFAMGLCFATWASRIPTIKSALNLSDGQLGTILFALPVGQLTMMYFSGKLVTRFGSHRILPFAILMYAVSLTNLGLAQNAWQLALGLYTFGIFGNLTNISVNTQGVYTEGLFKRTIMSSFHGMWSLAGFTGALVGLGMLALQLNTHTHFLIVAFTAFLLIAFNFKFLIKAKETIKREKKKGFRKPDKTLVLLGVIGFCSMASEGIMFDWSGVFFKDIVKAPGALIILGYTSFMIMMASGRFFGDKLINRYGRKKVMQISGIMISSGFFTAVIFPYIIPSMIAFMIIGLGVSTVVPTLYSIAGKHPTIPTGEALTTVSSVSFLGFLMGPPVIGHIAELSSLRFSFAFIGIFGVLIAFMVGRIKVISE; encoded by the coding sequence TTGCAATATTTTAATTTTATAGGCTGGTATAAAGCCAAAGGAAAATACAAGAAAAACTATCGAGATGTAAAAGCATCCTATCTGCTTAGGATTCGCTTGGCGGTTTCTACGTTTTATTTTGCTATGGGATTATGTTTTGCTACTTGGGCAAGCCGTATTCCAACTATAAAATCGGCGCTGAATTTAAGTGACGGTCAATTAGGAACTATACTTTTTGCTTTGCCTGTTGGTCAGTTAACGATGATGTATTTTTCGGGTAAATTAGTCACCCGTTTTGGAAGCCATCGCATTTTGCCTTTTGCTATTTTGATGTATGCAGTGAGTTTGACTAATTTAGGTCTGGCTCAAAATGCATGGCAATTGGCTCTTGGATTATATACTTTTGGAATATTTGGCAATCTGACTAATATTTCTGTAAATACTCAAGGAGTTTATACCGAAGGACTTTTTAAAAGAACCATTATGTCTTCATTTCATGGAATGTGGAGTTTAGCAGGTTTTACAGGTGCATTGGTAGGTTTGGGAATGTTAGCATTGCAGCTCAATACGCATACTCATTTCTTAATAGTTGCTTTTACAGCATTTTTGCTGATTGCTTTTAATTTTAAATTTTTGATTAAGGCCAAAGAAACCATTAAAAGAGAGAAGAAAAAAGGTTTCCGAAAGCCAGATAAGACTTTAGTTTTGCTGGGTGTTATTGGTTTTTGCAGTATGGCAAGCGAAGGAATCATGTTTGATTGGAGCGGAGTTTTCTTTAAAGATATTGTCAAAGCTCCCGGTGCTTTAATAATTTTAGGGTACACTTCGTTTATGATTATGATGGCAAGCGGCCGTTTTTTTGGAGACAAATTAATCAATAGATATGGACGGAAAAAAGTAATGCAAATCAGTGGCATTATGATTTCATCAGGTTTCTTTACTGCAGTTATTTTTCCTTATATAATACCTTCAATGATTGCTTTTATGATTATTGGATTGGGAGTTTCGACGGTGGTTCCTACTTTGTACAGTATTGCAGGCAAACACCCTACAATCCCTACTGGCGAAGCTTTGACTACTGTTTCAAGCGTGAGCTTTCTTGGCTTTTTGATGGGACCTCCCGTTATTGGTCATATAGCTGAACTGTCAAGTTTGCGTTTTTCTTTTGCTTTTATTGGGATCTTTGGTGTTCTCATCGCTTTCATGGTAGGGCGAATTAAAGTGATTAGCGAATAA
- a CDS encoding UDP-2,3-diacylglucosamine diphosphatase gives MQLPNNKKIYFASDQHFGAPTPELSFPREQKFVAWLNEVKDDAEAIFLLGDLFDFWFEYKTVVPKGFVRVLGKLAEIRDSGIPIYFFVGNHDLWMADYFETELNIPVYHDNREFTFADKTFLIGHGDGKGPGDKGYKRMKKVFTNPLSKWLYRWLHPDLGMKLAQYLSVKNKLISGDADVKFLGDENEWLILYAKRKLETKHYNYFVFGHRHLPMIKEVGENSEYVNLGDWISYFTYGVFDGEIFEVKKFE, from the coding sequence ATGCAATTACCAAATAATAAAAAAATCTATTTCGCTTCCGATCAGCATTTTGGTGCGCCAACTCCCGAATTGAGTTTTCCTAGAGAGCAAAAGTTTGTCGCTTGGCTAAATGAAGTAAAAGACGATGCCGAAGCGATATTTCTTTTAGGTGATTTATTTGATTTTTGGTTCGAATACAAAACCGTTGTTCCCAAAGGATTTGTCCGTGTTTTAGGCAAACTGGCCGAAATTCGCGACAGCGGAATTCCTATTTATTTCTTTGTGGGAAACCATGATTTATGGATGGCTGATTATTTTGAAACCGAATTGAACATTCCTGTTTACCACGATAACAGAGAATTTACTTTTGCCGATAAAACCTTTTTAATTGGACATGGTGATGGTAAAGGTCCTGGCGACAAAGGATACAAACGGATGAAAAAGGTATTCACCAATCCGTTATCTAAGTGGTTATACCGCTGGCTTCATCCGGATCTTGGAATGAAATTGGCACAATACCTTTCTGTTAAAAACAAACTGATTTCTGGCGATGCTGATGTCAAATTCCTAGGAGATGAAAACGAGTGGCTAATACTTTATGCCAAGCGAAAACTGGAAACTAAGCACTATAACTATTTTGTGTTTGGACACCGCCATCTGCCAATGATTAAAGAGGTAGGCGAAAACTCAGAATATGTTAACCTCGGCGATTGGATTAGTTATTTTACTTATGGAGTTTTTGACGGAGAAATATTCGAAGTGAAAAAATTTGAATAA